The DNA region CACGTCTTCAGTCCTCGGTGCTTCAAAAACACACATGTCACCCGCCATCCTCCTGAAAACATGCTGGCCGTCAACCTCCCCGCTGTCCAGCGCAAGCTGGCCCTGCACGACCTCGAACCGGAAAGACCGCCTACAACTCAGGGGCTCGGAGATATCCAGCCACGGAGCGATGACGGCAAGAGAGCCATACTGAACAGCAACGATGCTCGGTGTATCGGCAACAAACCATGGGCCACGGGAGTTCTTCTCCTGCCCCCGGAGGAGGTCCTGGGAGCTAACGCCAAGAAAGACACGCAGCGCTGTGTCAAACATAGTAGACCACTGGATGGTACCTCGCGACGTATTGGTAAGAGTGTCAGACCCCCTTCGGGTGATGGCATTCCTCAAAATTTCCCAGCCGCCGAGGTCCCCCCGGAGATTATCTCCCAGTGATGTGGCTCCGCAGGCATCAGGTGCCCCAAACGCATCCGCGATGCCATGGGAAAAGTAGAACATGACCTCACTAACGGCCATGTATGCCAAGCAGTTCTCGTCGTAACGAAGATGTTTGCTTTCATCACTAGGCCGTTTGAATGACCTTTCCGCGCAACAATATGGGCATTCACACAGCTTCGCAAGATCGTCAACCAGGTCTCGTAGGATGGGAAAAAACACGAGAATATCGTTGATCAGATCCTCAGTCTTCTGATCCGATGAACCCCACAACTTTTGAGGGTCAGTCGAGTCATTCTCTTCGACATCTTTTGCTGAGAAGACAACAGAATGCTGTTTCGGCTGGTCGCTGCACATGTTAAGAAGCGAAGGACTCCGGCCGAGCAAATCTCCGACTTTCAGGGCGTGAGAGTTGTTCTTTGTGGCGCTGAATAGCTCAAGGCTGAATGAAGGGCATCTAAAGCGAGGAATGTGGTCTTTCACGACCGGCAGCCCCAAAAACCATGTCAAAAGTTCTCGCGCGGCGACCCAGGTAACGTTCTtgatttttttctcttgtttcGGGTAACGATGCGGCCACTCGTAAAGAGGTTGGCGAACAAAGACTCCTCCGCGGGGGGATGCAAAGCTGGAATAGTCGTTTTTGAATAATAGATGTAGGCTGCCTGCGATGCTCTCAAACACGCGGATGCTGTGGTCGCGAGGGTCCTTCTCGTCTCGATCTCTCTCGAAGAACGAGCACTTTTTTGGTTCCTCCGCGCAAAACACGGCCACACGACATTCCACAGTTCCCTCCTCCGGACCCAGTACACGATCATAGACGATCCTGCCACTGACAACAACACGGAGGCGTCCTGCATAGTGCCACGACAACCATAAAACAAGGTTGGTCAAGATATGCTTGCTCTGAATGATAATTTCCCGTGAAGACAACCGGGAGATCTTGGAAAGAAGGATAGCAAGCTGATACTCGTCGAGGTCATGGCCCTCGGTACAAGCCCAGTCAAATTCGTCGGGGAGACGTGGGCATTCATTATCGTTGCCGAGCAGCCCTGCGTTACCAACGTGAAGCCACGTGGATTCGACCACCTTACTGACGACGGGGTCTAATCGGAGCTTCTCCGGCATCGAGTTGATCTTGTATTGCCTAGGCGGCACCTCACCGGCCTTTTGTGCGCTGAGGAtcagaaagaaagagaggaaagaCTTGATATAGCGTTGGTCGTGGTACCGGAATAGGCAGCAGATGGTGGACGAGATCCACTGCTGCAAAGGATCGCTGGCGAGGTATTTTCCCATGGATCCGAACGGCTGCACACCAAAGGGCACTACCGTCGACTGCCGACGGGTCGTAGTAACCGCACTGAAGAATCTCAGAACCCTCTCATCGCGGTTGGGCATCGCCAGCGCCTGGGTTTTGGCAAGAAAGAAACGAAgttcatcttcctcaacaccctctctCCCTAGCCAACGGCCCAGCTCACGGGCAATCAATGCCACGGTTCCTGTTCCTTCGGTCAGTCTGCCAAGTACAGCGAGGAGATCAATAGTGCGAGTGGAAAGATCCATCGCCTTCGCGACTAACTCCATGTTGTTTGAATTCGACATGGTGGAAGCTTATGGGCAGATAGCGTGTGTTGAATGTAAGAGGTGAGCTCTTTTTGCTGGTATCGGGGAGTTCAGGtcaggggggggaagggagggggaaaggagCAATCGGGCGATAatgggagaaagagaggggggCAGAGGCAAAAAGAGAAATGGAGGAGAACGACCGGTGAGCGCAGAATGCAGT from Podospora pseudopauciseta strain CBS 411.78 chromosome 6, whole genome shotgun sequence includes:
- a CDS encoding hypothetical protein (EggNog:ENOG503P1X0), with translation MSNSNNMELVAKAMDLSTRTIDLLAVLGRLTEGTGTVALIARELGRWLGREGVEEDELRFFLAKTQALAMPNRDERVLRFFSAVTTTRRQSTVVPFGVQPFGSMGKYLASDPLQQWISSTICCLFRYHDQRYIKSFLSFFLILSAQKAGEVPPRQYKINSMPEKLRLDPVVSKVVESTWLHVGNAGLLGNDNECPRLPDEFDWACTEGHDLDEYQLAILLSKISRLSSREIIIQSKHILTNLVLWLSWHYAGRLRVVVSGRIVYDRVLGPEEGTVECRVAVFCAEEPKKCSFFERDRDEKDPRDHSIRVFESIAGSLHLLFKNDYSSFASPRGGVFVRQPLYEWPHRYPKQEKKIKNVTWVAARELLTWFLGLPVVKDHIPRFRCPSFSLELFSATKNNSHALKVGDLLGRSPSLLNMCSDQPKQHSVVFSAKDVEENDSTDPQKLWGSSDQKTEDLINDILVFFPILRDLVDDLAKLCECPYCCAERSFKRPSDESKHLRYDENCLAYMAVSEVMFYFSHGIADAFGAPDACGATSLGDNLRGDLGGWEILRNAITRRGSDTLTNTSRGTIQWSTMFDTALRVFLGVSSQDLLRGQEKNSRGPWFVADTPSIVAVQYGSLAVIAPWLDISEPLSCRRSFRFEVVQGQLALDSGEVDGQHVFRRMAGDMCVFEAPRTEDVSEFNSRLPPEVYEAGAALSLAADKSEEKWDWILVPVNEVKKMLLLRVASEEHSRMIDPSNTLRQLYRSVEIPACAHPPAGKALVPRGTSVEVHGFGELLGRWGEPNYDTDTDNISDEGETVDSCSDEDSDFVSDAENSDMDMSGDRLEPSSISPPRKRLKLESPFLIRTSHVLDSAFKFNAAMALSSGIPLVASGQSCLECGIEHAKSIREAERARPSFSGEDEQYFIVNRVKSPAKTTPLALRGRPAVQAIESAEGLA